The DNA region AGGTAACGAAGCACAGCCGCCTTGCCTGTAGCGGTCGGAATATTAATCGGTCCGCCCATGCCGGAATATTCGGTTGTCAGCCTTGTCGGTAGGCTGTTGATATTGGTGGCTACGACGTACATCTTCATATTTTTCCCGGTAGCGTTCAAATGATGGATCATGAACCGGGTGCTGCCGTTGCCGGTCTCCCGATACACAATCCCTTCCTGGTACACCGTTTCCGGGGAGTTACTGCGGATCAGCATCGTCGGCTCGGAGCTTCGGGTAATTGGCAGCAAATCCCAAGCCGGAACCACGGAGCCGTTGAATGAATAGCTGTCGCCGATATCCGTAAACAATTGATTGAACTCGTCTTGGGTATACAATACCTCGTTCGTCACGGTGATGATCTTCTCGTACGTGCTGGTTGCACCTTTTTTATCCGTTACGATTAACCGGACTTTGTGCGAGCCCGCCGTAAAGAAGGCCTTTTCGTTATTTTCCCATTTGTAAGTCAGCTCGTCGCCCGGGTCTTGGTCGTAGCTCTGGTCGATATAGGTGATTTTCTCACCCATTTTGTATTGCTCTTTGTCTGTCGTGAACATGGCGACCGGCGGCGTATTCGGTGCAAGGACCTGAATATTCAGCGTGTAAGGGTCGCTCCACTCGCCGCTTGAATCCTGGACCGAGTAGGTGACAGGGTAGGTGCCCGGCTCGCTAAACATCTCTTCCCGCCCCTCCCAGCGCTCATCCACAATCGGAAGCCCTGTCGGGGAATAGGCATTCGTCCGGTACGTTACGTAGGTCTCTCCGGCATAAATTTCGGCCGGCGACACGGTGAAGGATGCGACCGGCTTCGTGCTCAAGCTGAGAATGACGCGCTTGTTCGGCTGGTCCACCTTATAGGAAATATCCAGCGCCTGCGTGATGCTTGTCAGCGGTACCATGAACGTATTGCTGCTCTGATAAGCAGGTCCCTTCATCGTTTTGCGCTCTCCGTTGACGGTATATACGCTGCTGTTCGTTTTGAACCGAAGCTCATTGCCGCCACGGATAATGATTGTTTCTTTCGTCTTCGCGTCATAGGTCAGCCTTAGGCCAACCCGATTGACCAGCGATCGGATCGCGACGTAGGATACCCCCTGCTTCACGGCCATCGGCTGTCCGGCCTTATACATCTTGCCCCCTTGATACATAACATCGCTGTTCATCATCAAGATCAGATCGTTCGGACCGAGATTCGGAATGTTCGGCACCTGACTTCCCCCGCCGCCGTCTCCCGGCTCAGGCTGGGTGCTGCCTCCATCGCTGCTGCCTCCGTCTCCACTGCCGCCACGGGACAGGTCAAGAATCACTTTCTTCTCGGATTGATTAACCGTATATGGAATATCAAGCGCTTGCGTAATCGAAGTTAATGGAACCATAAACACATTGTTGGAAATATAGGCCGGCCCCTTCATCGGGCGAACCTGTCCGTTTACTTTATAATTGCTGCTCCCTGTCTTGAAGCGGAGCTCATTGCCATCCTTGATGATAATGGTTTCCTTCGTCTTATTGTCAAAAGATAGCTTAAGTCCTGCGCGCTCGACCATAGCCCGAACCGCTATATAAGATACGCCTTTCTTGACGGCCATCGGCTCACCGGCCTTATACCGCTGACCGTTATGGTACATCACGTCGCTGTTCATCAAAAGCACAAGCTCATTTTTGGAAGCCCGCGATGTTTCGGAGGTGCTGGATTTGTCCGTATCGTTCCCGGTATTGCCTGAGCTGTTGCCAGTGTTGCCGGTGCTATCCCCGGTGCTATTCCCGGTGTCTCCCGAACGGTTCCCCTCTTCCTCCGCTTGCTGCTGATTCGAAGGCTGTTCACTGTCTTGCTCCGTATCAACGGACGATGAAACTTCCTCGGCTTCATCCGGAATCGAATCGGCGCTACCTTGCTGTACTGAATCCGTTTCGATGGAATCCGTTTGGACCGATTGTTCTTCTACTGACTGCTGTTCTGGTTGTACGTCATGCTGATCCGTCTGCTGCTGCAGGTTCTGCTGGCCTTGTTCCACCGCGGTGGACTGCAGCGTCGAACCGGCGGATTGGGCCGGAGCCGTGTAATCCGGTGATGCGGCTGCTGCCGGTACGGCTGCAAATACCTGTGCCGCAGCAAGGACGGTGATCAATGAGATTCTTCTGAAGTTCATCCTCTACTCCTTTAACACTGCTTTATAGTCTCTACTGTCTCTATCAGACATACTATTAGACGCCATAAATCCCGAAAAGTTTCTATAAAAGGTCAGGATAATAGCAAAACCGGAGCCCCCTCTAGGAGGATGGCTCCGGTTTTGCACGTGATACAGCATGGTATATCGCGAATTAACGCTTGGCAACATTCTGATTATAGCTCCAGCCCAGCGGATAAGTTTCGCTGATTCCGACCGGGAGTCTGCCGCCCGGCTTTAGCTTACCAAGAAGCACATCCGCCGCGGCTTGCATGTAATATGGCGTATTTTCATACGTGCACAAATACGTTGGAACCGAAGGGAGATCGCAAAGATCGTACGGGTTGCGGGTCGCTACGACGATCAACGTTATGCCTTCGAGCTCGGACAGCCGCTCCACCAGCTTCTTCTGGCCTTCCGGAAGCCGACTTTCGGAAGTATACGTGGCAACCACGATCTGCGTATACCCCTTCACCGCTTGAAGCGCCTGCTCTATTTCTTCGTCCGTCATATTGGTGCCGACACGCACATCGTCCGCTTGGACCCCTCGGCTTCTAAGCGCGTTGCCCAGCGTATAGCTCTTGCTCCAAGCCTCATCAACCTGGGTGGCCTTAAGCAGCTCCGGCCAGATCACCGCAACTGGCTGCTCCGCCTGCAGCGGCAGCCGATCCTCGTCTTTGACAAGGGTAACGCCTCTTCCTGCAATATCGAACAGCAGCTGCTTTGTCTCCTCGCTCACCCGGGCTACGGGTTGAACCGGCAGCTCGGCTGCCAGCTTGGCATTACGCGCCTTCAAAGCCAGGATCCGGCCCACGGCAGCATCGATTTGCGCCATCGGAATTCTGCCGCTCCGAACAGCCTCGATGACAGCGGTAATCGCCGCGGTCTGCTCCGAGAGCGTATGGCTGACGAGCACGCAGTCCGCCCCGGCCTGGATGGCGCGGATGGCGCCTTCCGGTATGCCGTATTCTTTGGAAATAGCATGCATTTCCAGGCAGTCGGTTACGATCAGCCCTTCGAAGCCCAGCTCCTCCCGGAGCAGTCCGGTCAACACCGCGCGGGATAAGGTTGCCGGCAGATCACTCGGCTCAATTGCCGGGAAGCTGACATGGGCCGTCATAATCGCGTCTACCCCATGCTTGATCGCTTCGATGAACGGATACAGCTCCACCCGGTTCAAGCGCTCTCTGTCATGTGGAACCGAAGCTCTGCCGAGGTGGGAATCGACGCTCGTATCGCCGTGCCCGGGAAAATGCTTGGCCGTAGCGGATACGCCTTCTTCCTGATACCCCCTGATGCTTGCCGCGCCAAGGGCTGCCACCGCTTCAGGATCCTCGCCGAAGGAACGCACCCCGATGACCGGATTGCGCGGATTATTGTTGACATCAAGGCAAGGGGCGAAGTTCATGTTCACGCCGAGGGAGCGCAGCTCGCGGGCTCCGATCCTTGCCACCTCATAGCAATCCTCGACGCTGCCTGCAGCGCCGAGCGCCATATTTCCGGGAATGCGGCTGATCCCGTCATGGTCAATGCGGGCGACCATGCCGCCCTCCTGGTCGATGGAAATCAACAGCGGGATGCGATGCGTCTCCTCGGCCATACGCTGGAGAGCTTCGGACAGCTCCGCAAGCTGCGGCAGCGTCTCAACGTTGCGGCGGAAATAACAGATGCCGCCGACCTGATACTGTTCGACCAATATTTTCGCATGCTCGTTAGGCGTCAACGCATTGAATCCGCAAATGAACATTTGCCCAACTTTTTGCTCCAAGGTTAAATCTGCTGCGGTCCACTTCATCGTTACGTACCTACTTTCTCTTATATTAGGGACTTCGCAGGCCTATGATGAGATCAGCATGATGCAAGAGGCTGCCTGCAGCGTCCGGAATAAGCTCATACCGTTGCTTTGCCGGACATTTCCCGGAATTCGGACGGGGTCATGCCGGTCGCTTTCTGAAACACCTTCGTGAAATAGCGCCGTTCATGATAACCGACAAAGGAACCGATCTGCGCAATGTTCTTATCACTGTTCACGAGGAGGAACTTCGCCGCCTCCATCCGCTGCTTCGTCAAATATTCGACAAAGGTCAACCCGACATGATTCTTGAACAGCAGGCAAAAGTAACTCGAGCTGATGCCCAAATGCTCCGAGAGCTCTTCAATGCCCAGATCCTGTCCCATGTTGGTATTGATATATTCCAAGGCGGAAGCAACCAGCTGCTCGGGCGTCTTCTTGGCGGTTTCCGGCCCCGGGACATCATCGATCAGCGAAACGGTGCTGTAATACTTCTCTTTCGCCCTCTTCTTGCGAATCTCCTCCCCGATCCCGCGCACCTTATCCTCAAGCTCGCCATAATGGATCGGTTTGCTGATATAATCCTTGACGCCGAGCTTTATCGCTTCCCTGGCATACTCGAATTCCTGATAGCCGGTAAGCAGGATGATTTCCGCGCGGCTCCCCTCCTCCCGGATTTTCGAAATGAATGTCAGGCCGTCCATGACGGGCATCCGTATATCCGACAGAATCAGATCCGGCGTATACTGTTCAGCGATCTCCAATGCTTCCGTCCCGCTGCGGGCCAAACCGATCACCTTCATGCCCATCTCTTCCCATGGGAGCACCCTGTTCAGATTGTTCAAGATCGGAGCCTCGTCATCGACCAATAATACCTTCAACACGCTGCCCTTCCCCCCTATCATAATTGGGTATGACACACTGTATTACGGTGCCGCCGGGACGGCTTGAGCAGATAAACAGACCGTAGTAATCCCCGTACTGAATGCGTATGCGGTCCGCTACGCTCCGCAGTCCAAGCCCGCGGCGTTCCTGATTCACCTTCAAATTTTGAAGCTTCGCCTGCTGCGACATCGAATCGTCATGCACCATATATTCAAACATCGACAACTGCTCCGGGGTCATTCCAAGCCCGTTGTCTTCCACCCGGATGATGACATTGCCGAGTTCCTTCCATGCCGATATCCGAATGAGCCCCTTGTACGAGATTCCTTCAAATCCGTGCTGGATGCTGTTCTCCACCAGCGGCTGCAGCGTCAGCTTGAGGATGCGGCTGTGCATCAGCTCCTTCGGAATGTCGATTTCATAGTCGAACACATCCTCGAACCGGAACTTCTGGATCTCCAAATAGCTCTGCAGATGTTTGATTTCTTCCTCCAGGGTGATTTCTTCCTTGCCTTGAATGCTGATGCGCAGGATGCTCGCCAGCCGGTATACCATCTCGCTTACCTTGCGGCCTTCGTTTTGGATAGCAAGCACATTGATGGACTCCAGGGTGTTGAACAGGAAATGCGGCTTGATCTGCGCCTGCAGCACCCGCATCTCCGCTTCCGTCTTCTGCCGCTGCTCCTTCTTCACCTGCACGAACAGATCGTTGATCCGTTTCATCAGATTGTTAAAGCCTTTCGAGAGCAGCAGAAGCTCATCCTCGCCCTTCTCCTCGACTCTAGCATTCAGATCTCCGTCCTCGACCCGGCGCATAAACCGGACGATAACGGCAATTGTCCCGGTAATCCGGTTCATGAACAGCCGGTTAAAGACGATTGCGGTTACAAGACAGACACCCATAATCACGAAGAACCATTTGGCAAACGACGTGACTTCCTGGGACAAGGAGTTCCAATCGGTTAAGGAGACCAGATTCCAGCCGTAATCATTCAGATGGTAAATGGAGACGATGTGCTCCTTCCCGTTGAACTTGGCCTTAAAGCTCTGGTAGCCTTGCTTGAACTCGAATTTATGCTTCATGTATTGCTTGATATTTTGCCCGTCCATGCTGTTCTCCGGATCAAACAGAACCAATCCTTCATTATTTACGAGCATGAACGAGGTGTTTTGCAGATTGTTAGGGATCGTCAAATTGCGAAAGATTTCCTCGAACTCCCATTTCTTGATCTGGACGACCAATATGCCGAGCTTGCGCAGCGTGGTCACGTCCTTGATCAACCGGATCTGGGTGAAAACCGGCTCTTCGCCTGTCAGCTCCTGAAATTCATGGGGTGCAAGCCACTTGGGTCTTCCATTCAGCGACACCACTTCATCATATAACGGGCTGCCCTTAAACTGGTCATACGGAAGCGTTCGAAAATTTTCTTTGCTGAAGATCGGAATCGGCGGCGACTCCCGGTTGAAATGATACAAAAAAGCGTAGCTGATCGCAGGGTGATTATATAGAAGATTCCGGAAGCTGCGCTGCCTGTCATTCAGTTTCAGCTGCTCCGCATTGGACTCCTTGATCAGGTTCTGATCGTTCGGATCCTTCGCATTCAGCGCCATCGCGAACACCGAGGTGGCAATCCCGTTGTCCGTCACGTATTCCATCTCCTTGAACACGTTCAGAATGCTGTAGCTGATCGCTTTAAGCGAGTATTCGGCTTGCTGGCTGTATTTTTCCTCAATCGAGTTATAGGTGATAAAAAAAGTAAACAGGCCCAGCAAAAATAACGGAATGATAATGAGTCCCAAAAAAGCCGTAAACAATTTGTTCCGCAGATTCATACGCATGCTCCCGCTCTCGTATTACCCCTTCACGCTTCCCGCGGTGACCCCTTCAATGATCTTCTCTTGAAGAATCGCATAGATGATCAGAACCGGCAGAACACTGAATACGATCCCCGCCGACATTTGGGCGTAGTTCATGTTGTAAGCGTCCCTGAAACCGACCATCCCGACTGGAAGTGTTCGCAACTCGTCATTGGACAAGAAATAGTTAGCAAGCAAAAACTCGTTCCAATTCCCCAAAAAATTAATGATAAATACGGTTACGATCGCCGGAACGGTCAGAGGCAAGATAATTCTAGCAAACAAGCCCCCCGACCTCAATCCATCCATGACGGCGGCTTCCTCGATTTCTCCGGGCAACGAGCGCATAAAAGCCGCCAAAATGATCACGGAGAATGGTATCGCATTTGCCACGTAAGGCAGAATGAGCGCCAGATGCGTATTCAGAATGTCCAACTGACGCATGATGCCATAGATCGGCAGCATCAAGGAATTGTTCGGAATAAGCATGCCCAGCAGGATGCACTGGAAGAGGATGACGCTGATCCGGTTGTAGCGCATACGCGTAATGGCAAAGGCCAGCATCGCCGCAAACAGGATCGACAAGCATGCGGACAGCACGCCGATATACAAGCTGTTCCAGAAATAAGTGCTGATCTTGGCGTTCACCCACGCATTGACATAATTGTCGAGCACGAAGGTGTCGGGCAGCCCGAACGGGTTGGCCGCGATCGACTGGTTATCCGTCTTTACCGACGAGAACAGAACGAACAGGAACGGATACAAAATGACGAGCAGGTAAGCCATCAGGAAAATATGCGGGATCAGTTTCTTCATCGCTCTCATTTAGTATTCAATCCTTTCGTTGCGGCGTGCGATCAGTACCTGATAGAGCGCGGTAATGATCATCGTAAAGACGAAGATCAGAACGGCAATCGAATTCCCGAAGCCGTGCTTAAAGCTGGTAATGGCGTAACGGATCATATAGGTTGCCATGACGTCCGTCGAGCCGGCCGGCCCGCCCTTGGTCATTACCAGAATAATATCGGCGGCTTTCATCGCCCCGGCGATCGACAGCATGATGACAACGGAGATGATCGGCATAACCAAAGGGAGCGTAATTTTCATGGCTCGCTGCCAGCCGGTGGCCCCGTCGATTGCCGCTGCCTCATCCAGCTCCTTGGGAATGGAGATGATCGCGGCCAGCACCATCACAATGTAAAAGCCGGTCCACTGCCAAGCGTTTGTGATCAAGATCGAGAGCATCGCCCAGTTTTTGTCCGACAGCCAATAGATCGGCTCCACACCAAACAGCCCGAGGATTTGATTCATCAAGCCGAAGTCCGGATTATAAATGAAGCCCCATAAAATGCCGATGACGGCCGTCGACATGATCGACGGGGCGAATACGGCGGTTTTGTACAGACCCTTCAGCCGCTTCACATTGGCGATAAGGAGCGAGAAGATGACGATCAGCGGAACCTGGACGAAGCATGAGAAAAGAATGAAATAGACGTTGTTTTTAACCGATTTCCAGAACGCGATATCCGACATGGCCGCAGCATAGTTGTCAAATCCGATATATTTCACGTCCTTGGAAATGCCGTTCCAGCTCGTAAAGCTGTTGTCAATTGCCGTATAGATCGGGTAAATGAAAAATGCCAGGAACAGAATGAACGCCGGCAGCACAAACAAAATGTAGATCAGAGGATTTCTCAGCGCTTTATTCATAGTAACCTCCGTATTGATGTCAGTCGTTTAGGCGAAAAGGCACCCCCATGACAGCGGGTAGTGCCTTAGATCGCCTGCACTTGATTATTCCTCCGCAGCGTTGGCTGCTTCTTGCGCCGCTTGAACGTTCTCCAGCATCTTCTGAGCGTCAAGCTCGCCGCCGATTACCTGCTGGATGCCCATGCTCAGCGCGGTGTTCACGTCAGCCTGCACGAGCGCATCAAAGGCAGGGAAGGATTTGCCGATCTCGCTGACCCCTTTGAAAATATCCTGCATAAGCGGATCGTCGGACGTCGAGTTCATCGTTTCCAGATCCATTTTCATAGCCGGCAGCACCCCGTCTTCCTTCAGGCCGCGCAGCTGCATTTCATCGGTCCACATGTTCTTGATAAACTCCTTGACCGCCTGCAGCTTGCGCGGATCATTCGCCACTTCGGCCGAGAAGCCGTAACCGTTGTTCGCATCCTGCATGACGACGACAGGGTCGCCCGCGTTTACAGGCGGCAGGTTGAAGTAACCGATTTTGCCGACCATATCGCCAGCCTGCTCCGGATCACGGAATACCGAATTGGCCCATGAGCCGTCCATCATCATGATAGCTTCGCCGGAGAGAATCTGGTTTCTCATGTCCGCATACTCGAATCCGAGCTCGCCCTTCTTGAAATAACCTTTTTCCACCCATTCCTGATGCTTCTTCACGCCTTCGACCACTTTCGGATCCGTCCATTTCGTTTCGCCGGTCTTGAAGCCGTACGTCACTTCCGGTCCTGCATAGTAGCTCCACAGATTATTGGTTGTCATGAGCGGAATCCATGCGTCCTTCGAGGATTGCGCAAACGGGATTTTGCCGTCCGCCTTGATCGCTTCCGCA from Paenibacillus ihbetae includes:
- a CDS encoding cache domain-containing sensor histidine kinase, with translation MNLRNKLFTAFLGLIIIPLFLLGLFTFFITYNSIEEKYSQQAEYSLKAISYSILNVFKEMEYVTDNGIATSVFAMALNAKDPNDQNLIKESNAEQLKLNDRQRSFRNLLYNHPAISYAFLYHFNRESPPIPIFSKENFRTLPYDQFKGSPLYDEVVSLNGRPKWLAPHEFQELTGEEPVFTQIRLIKDVTTLRKLGILVVQIKKWEFEEIFRNLTIPNNLQNTSFMLVNNEGLVLFDPENSMDGQNIKQYMKHKFEFKQGYQSFKAKFNGKEHIVSIYHLNDYGWNLVSLTDWNSLSQEVTSFAKWFFVIMGVCLVTAIVFNRLFMNRITGTIAVIVRFMRRVEDGDLNARVEEKGEDELLLLSKGFNNLMKRINDLFVQVKKEQRQKTEAEMRVLQAQIKPHFLFNTLESINVLAIQNEGRKVSEMVYRLASILRISIQGKEEITLEEEIKHLQSYLEIQKFRFEDVFDYEIDIPKELMHSRILKLTLQPLVENSIQHGFEGISYKGLIRISAWKELGNVIIRVEDNGLGMTPEQLSMFEYMVHDDSMSQQAKLQNLKVNQERRGLGLRSVADRIRIQYGDYYGLFICSSRPGGTVIQCVIPNYDRGEGQRVEGIIGR
- a CDS encoding carbohydrate ABC transporter permease, with the protein product MRAMKKLIPHIFLMAYLLVILYPFLFVLFSSVKTDNQSIAANPFGLPDTFVLDNYVNAWVNAKISTYFWNSLYIGVLSACLSILFAAMLAFAITRMRYNRISVILFQCILLGMLIPNNSLMLPIYGIMRQLDILNTHLALILPYVANAIPFSVIILAAFMRSLPGEIEEAAVMDGLRSGGLFARIILPLTVPAIVTVFIINFLGNWNEFLLANYFLSNDELRTLPVGMVGFRDAYNMNYAQMSAGIVFSVLPVLIIYAILQEKIIEGVTAGSVKG
- a CDS encoding ABC transporter substrate-binding protein, yielding MKKKGLALLMSLLFVSSALLSACGDKGAEKPSGGTGGAAGSEPFEITIRHTQVGESKKFRLALLNDVVSKTEAAVPGLKIKLDAVDSEVNRKEKLRGEMAAGKPPEVFDVFGSPDAGVYAKEGLMLDLTPILDELGIKDKFTTLDPFTHDGKIYGLPIGGSIEGIFYNKEYFEQKGLSVPKSLAELEQIAEAIKADGKIPFAQSSKDAWIPLMTTNNLWSYYAGPEVTYGFKTGETKWTDPKVVEGVKKHQEWVEKGYFKKGELGFEYADMRNQILSGEAIMMMDGSWANSVFRDPEQAGDMVGKIGYFNLPPVNAGDPVVVMQDANNGYGFSAEVANDPRKLQAVKEFIKNMWTDEMQLRGLKEDGVLPAMKMDLETMNSTSDDPLMQDIFKGVSEIGKSFPAFDALVQADVNTALSMGIQQVIGGELDAQKMLENVQAAQEAANAAEE
- a CDS encoding glycoside hydrolase family 3 protein; this translates as MKWTAADLTLEQKVGQMFICGFNALTPNEHAKILVEQYQVGGICYFRRNVETLPQLAELSEALQRMAEETHRIPLLISIDQEGGMVARIDHDGISRIPGNMALGAAGSVEDCYEVARIGARELRSLGVNMNFAPCLDVNNNPRNPVIGVRSFGEDPEAVAALGAASIRGYQEEGVSATAKHFPGHGDTSVDSHLGRASVPHDRERLNRVELYPFIEAIKHGVDAIMTAHVSFPAIEPSDLPATLSRAVLTGLLREELGFEGLIVTDCLEMHAISKEYGIPEGAIRAIQAGADCVLVSHTLSEQTAAITAVIEAVRSGRIPMAQIDAAVGRILALKARNAKLAAELPVQPVARVSEETKQLLFDIAGRGVTLVKDEDRLPLQAEQPVAVIWPELLKATQVDEAWSKSYTLGNALRSRGVQADDVRVGTNMTDEEIEQALQAVKGYTQIVVATYTSESRLPEGQKKLVERLSELEGITLIVVATRNPYDLCDLPSVPTYLCTYENTPYYMQAAADVLLGKLKPGGRLPVGISETYPLGWSYNQNVAKR
- a CDS encoding carbohydrate ABC transporter permease, producing the protein MNKALRNPLIYILFVLPAFILFLAFFIYPIYTAIDNSFTSWNGISKDVKYIGFDNYAAAMSDIAFWKSVKNNVYFILFSCFVQVPLIVIFSLLIANVKRLKGLYKTAVFAPSIMSTAVIGILWGFIYNPDFGLMNQILGLFGVEPIYWLSDKNWAMLSILITNAWQWTGFYIVMVLAAIISIPKELDEAAAIDGATGWQRAMKITLPLVMPIISVVIMLSIAGAMKAADIILVMTKGGPAGSTDVMATYMIRYAITSFKHGFGNSIAVLIFVFTMIITALYQVLIARRNERIEY
- a CDS encoding response regulator transcription factor, with amino-acid sequence MLKVLLVDDEAPILNNLNRVLPWEEMGMKVIGLARSGTEALEIAEQYTPDLILSDIRMPVMDGLTFISKIREEGSRAEIILLTGYQEFEYAREAIKLGVKDYISKPIHYGELEDKVRGIGEEIRKKRAKEKYYSTVSLIDDVPGPETAKKTPEQLVASALEYINTNMGQDLGIEELSEHLGISSSYFCLLFKNHVGLTFVEYLTKQRMEAAKFLLVNSDKNIAQIGSFVGYHERRYFTKVFQKATGMTPSEFREMSGKATV
- a CDS encoding stalk domain-containing protein, whose translation is MNFRRISLITVLAAAQVFAAVPAAAASPDYTAPAQSAGSTLQSTAVEQGQQNLQQQTDQHDVQPEQQSVEEQSVQTDSIETDSVQQGSADSIPDEAEEVSSSVDTEQDSEQPSNQQQAEEEGNRSGDTGNSTGDSTGNTGNSSGNTGNDTDKSSTSETSRASKNELVLLMNSDVMYHNGQRYKAGEPMAVKKGVSYIAVRAMVERAGLKLSFDNKTKETIIIKDGNELRFKTGSSNYKVNGQVRPMKGPAYISNNVFMVPLTSITQALDIPYTVNQSEKKVILDLSRGGSGDGGSSDGGSTQPEPGDGGGGSQVPNIPNLGPNDLILMMNSDVMYQGGKMYKAGQPMAVKQGVSYVAIRSLVNRVGLRLTYDAKTKETIIIRGGNELRFKTNSSVYTVNGERKTMKGPAYQSSNTFMVPLTSITQALDISYKVDQPNKRVILSLSTKPVASFTVSPAEIYAGETYVTYRTNAYSPTGLPIVDERWEGREEMFSEPGTYPVTYSVQDSSGEWSDPYTLNIQVLAPNTPPVAMFTTDKEQYKMGEKITYIDQSYDQDPGDELTYKWENNEKAFFTAGSHKVRLIVTDKKGATSTYEKIITVTNEVLYTQDEFNQLFTDIGDSYSFNGSVVPAWDLLPITRSSEPTMLIRSNSPETVYQEGIVYRETGNGSTRFMIHHLNATGKNMKMYVVATNINSLPTRLTTEYSGMGGPINIPTATGKAAVLRYLESMQSSEDYQTITLAPGESRVILKDLNAQSLKNGQVVSMLADLYSDAPIRYDVIMIDETKDPIQKLPHLILQSPDGVHNRGSYADSTRIIESYELVGNKPGRLAIGDNTNDPNLEGYDGINGSYTLNAGNFGVLYKIKLHRVAPNTLITLNPRGGKYMGAMMVNGKIIQTPNTSNGAVSAPNDAAVLYRTGSYEETVEFLFTAAPGSSLPINLLVQPLPQLKNES